A stretch of the Thermococcus sp. genome encodes the following:
- a CDS encoding cobyric acid synthase, translating into MGKALMVQGTSSGAGKSLLVTALCRIFSNLGYDVVPFKSQNMSLNSAPSIEGGEISRAQYLQAIACMKKPSVKFNPILLKPEGRMRSQIVFMGKPIGSVSAKDYMLSRKEELFQKTMNVLDGLKARHDLVLIEGAGSPVEINLKDYDIANMRVAKHTNARVILVTDIDRGGSFASIVGTMELLSEEEQNLVLGFVFNKFRGDASLLKPGFDYLEGRYGKPTLGVIPYIEHRLPEEDSLAEFPKVKGDLHIQIIKLPHISNFTDFEPLHWANGVDYITRAEEIRGDIIIVPGSKNTVDDLLWMRENGIEDAILQAHREGAFVVGICGGFQMLGKEIVDEVESKRGKVKGIGLLPSKTVFTAKKRTNHLNTRVLWEPAREMEVEGYEIRMGRSISDRPFSVITSVNGAKALEPEGAIGERAFGTYLHGIFHNFVFTERFLNFFRLEKGLEPVSVKGWDIEEEIERFARVVEENLDVGRILGELGL; encoded by the coding sequence ATGGGAAAGGCTCTGATGGTTCAGGGGACATCCTCAGGAGCGGGCAAGTCTCTCCTGGTAACGGCGTTGTGTAGGATTTTCTCAAACCTCGGCTACGATGTCGTCCCCTTCAAGAGCCAGAACATGAGCCTGAACTCCGCTCCCAGCATAGAGGGCGGTGAGATAAGTCGCGCTCAGTATCTGCAGGCTATCGCCTGTATGAAAAAGCCCAGCGTGAAGTTCAACCCTATTCTCCTCAAGCCCGAGGGGAGAATGAGGAGCCAGATCGTCTTCATGGGGAAACCAATAGGTAGCGTCTCCGCTAAAGATTATATGCTCTCACGGAAGGAGGAGCTGTTCCAAAAGACCATGAACGTCCTCGATGGATTGAAGGCGAGACATGATCTCGTTTTAATTGAAGGCGCAGGCAGTCCGGTCGAGATAAACCTAAAGGACTATGACATAGCCAACATGCGCGTGGCAAAGCACACCAACGCGAGGGTTATTCTCGTTACGGACATAGACCGCGGTGGAAGCTTCGCCTCGATAGTAGGCACAATGGAGCTTTTGAGTGAGGAGGAGCAAAACCTAGTCCTCGGCTTCGTCTTCAACAAGTTCCGCGGCGATGCCTCCCTGCTAAAGCCGGGCTTTGATTACCTTGAGGGACGCTATGGCAAGCCGACCCTCGGCGTTATCCCATATATTGAGCACCGCCTGCCCGAGGAGGATTCTCTAGCCGAGTTCCCAAAGGTGAAGGGCGATCTGCACATCCAGATAATCAAACTCCCGCACATAAGCAACTTCACGGACTTTGAGCCCCTTCACTGGGCGAACGGCGTTGATTACATCACGAGGGCCGAGGAAATAAGGGGTGATATCATCATTGTTCCAGGGAGCAAGAACACGGTTGATGATCTGCTATGGATGCGTGAAAACGGGATTGAAGATGCCATACTACAAGCCCATCGCGAAGGAGCTTTCGTCGTCGGAATCTGCGGAGGCTTTCAGATGCTCGGAAAAGAGATTGTAGATGAAGTTGAGTCCAAGCGCGGTAAGGTTAAGGGAATCGGCCTTCTCCCGTCAAAAACTGTCTTCACAGCGAAAAAGCGGACAAACCATCTCAACACGAGGGTCCTCTGGGAACCGGCGAGGGAGATGGAGGTTGAAGGCTACGAAATAAGAATGGGACGTTCGATCTCGGACAGGCCGTTTTCAGTCATAACCTCGGTGAACGGTGCCAAAGCTCTCGAACCAGAGGGTGCTATAGGTGAGAGGGCCTTTGGAACCTACCTGCACGGCATATTCCACAACTTCGTCTTCACCGAGCGCTTTTTAAACTTCTTCAGGTTGGAGAAGGGGCTTGAACCTGTTTCGGTTAAAGGGTGGGACATAGAGGAGGAGATTGAGAGGTTCGCGCGGGTTGTTGAGGAAAACCTCGACGTGGGGAGGATTTTAGGGGAGCTTGGACTCTGA